The genomic segment ATCCGTTTCTGGAAAGGGTCTTCGTTCACTCCAGCAGGCCCCAGCGCCCCATCAAAGGCAGATGCAGCGGCAGCTGCTTCTGATCCGGTGGCCAGAGCGCTTCGAGCTCCTGCTGGAAAGTGGCCATCAGGTCCTGGCATTGATGGTCGTTGCTGCGCAGAGCCGACCAGGTCCTGATGAAACCCAGCAGTTGTTTCGCTGTCCAGTTCAGCTCAATGCGCAGGTCATCGGGAACCTTTTGGCTTGACCCTGGAAAGGGCAGATCGGCATAACGCTTGTCCACGTGGACGCGTTCGGCTGGCCATAACCCCTGCAGACGCTCGTAATACAGCGCATCCAGCCAGTGCTGCAAAGGCTCGGGTGCCCCCTGCAGCGGGTCGTAGCCCAGCCATGCCAGCACTCCGCCAGGCTTCAGCACCCGGATCACCTCCTTGTTGAAGCGCGGAACATCGATCCAGTGGATTGCCGCAGCCACCACCACGGCTTCAAGACTCGAGGTCTGGAGGCCACTGTGTTCAGCGGGTGCCACCCGGTAGTGAATGCGGCTGTGGGCAGGTGCCGCAGCGATCTGGGCTGGACTGAGGTCGGTTGCCACCACCCGGTCAAATTCAGCGGCGAGGCCAACGCTTGCCTGGCCGCTTCCACAGGCTGCGTCCCAGCAGCACTTACGGCCTGGAGCCTGATCCGCCAGCCAACGGAACAGGGCACGGGGATAGCCAGGGCGGCAGCTTCGATATGAATCCGCGACAGCCTCGAACCAACCGTGGCGAGGTCTGCCGCTCATCACTGAAACCAGACGATCCCAGCCGAAGCCGAATGATTTTCTTCACTGTAAGCACCTAGTTGAATGATCGGCTAGCACATCTGTTCGGTTAATGGAGAAGACAATGGATCGATAGCAGTGGTCGAGGTTTCAGCTGCTTATCGCTGCAGTGATTGATTCGTTAGACGATTGATGTTCAACCCTTTTTACTGGATGTTGTCGAGTCAGCTGATTGCGAACGTTGAGATGCTGTCGACAGTGCATGCCCGCCAAACAAGCCTCTACGGGGCTGAGGGTTCCTGGGAAGGTGTTTCTGAGAGATGGTTTGAAGATCGATTGAGGGAAACTCCTGTTCTACAGGATTGGAAACGGTGGTTATCGGAAAACGTAGATGAATCGTACGCCGTCGATATCCGTGATGTATTGACTCCCCTTTCTTGAGCACTTCATTTGGTCTGTTTGATAATGGAAGCTCTCATAAGTTTCATTGTCGATAAAGGTGACGTTGCAG from the Synechococcus sp. KORDI-100 genome contains:
- a CDS encoding class I SAM-dependent methyltransferase, producing MSGRPRHGWFEAVADSYRSCRPGYPRALFRWLADQAPGRKCCWDAACGSGQASVGLAAEFDRVVATDLSPAQIAAAPAHSRIHYRVAPAEHSGLQTSSLEAVVVAAAIHWIDVPRFNKEVIRVLKPGGVLAWLGYDPLQGAPEPLQHWLDALYYERLQGLWPAERVHVDKRYADLPFPGSSQKVPDDLRIELNWTAKQLLGFIRTWSALRSNDHQCQDLMATFQQELEALWPPDQKQLPLHLPLMGRWGLLE